The proteins below are encoded in one region of Clostridium fermenticellae:
- a CDS encoding YdbC family protein codes for MSDIKYEIKETIGAFSESPKGWRKELNLISWNDKAPKFDIRDWDPEHKKMGKGVTLTNDELKKLKDILNEMEL; via the coding sequence ATGTCAGATATAAAATATGAAATAAAAGAAACTATAGGAGCCTTTTCAGAATCGCCAAAAGGCTGGAGGAAAGAGTTAAATCTAATAAGCTGGAATGATAAAGCACCTAAGTTTGATATTAGAGATTGGGATCCAGAACATAAGAAAATGGGTAAGGGAGTAACTTTAACAAATGATGAATTAAAGAAGTTAAAAGATATTTTGAATGAGATGGAACTGTAA